From Rutidosis leptorrhynchoides isolate AG116_Rl617_1_P2 chromosome 3, CSIRO_AGI_Rlap_v1, whole genome shotgun sequence, a single genomic window includes:
- the LOC139901076 gene encoding uncharacterized protein, whose protein sequence is MQIRGRVRGIRSDRCRDVWFWKLATNGKFKTKILARLIDENTIMENRFREETFKNNLVSGKVGIFIWRVLKNRLPTHIELDKRGIDLDSVRCPLCDDGLESIDHALLFCKHSFEVWDRVYKWWNLGPVTRLSINEAFRGENNHSMSWVGCQIWQALEWTCAYLIWKNRNSKVFSNKSWNGPMALMEIQLKTFEWITSHSNKLKID, encoded by the exons ATGCAGATTCGTGGCAGAGTTCGTGGAATTAGAAGC GATAGGTGCCGAGATGTTTGGTTTTGGAAGCTTGCAACAAATGGCAAATTCAAAACCAAAATATTAGCAAGGCTTATAGACGAGAACACGATCATGGAAAATAGATTCAGAGAAGAAACGTTCAAAAACAACTTAGTTTCGGGAAAGGTTGGAATCTTTATTTGGCGTGTCTTAAAAAATAGACTACCTACTCATATTGAACTTGACAAGAGGGGGATTGACTTAGATTCCGTGAGGTGTCCGTTATGCGACGATGGCTTGGAATCAATCGACCATGCCTTATTATTTTGTAAACACTCGTTCGAAGTTTGGGATAGAGTATACAAGTGGTGGAATTTGGGTCCGGTTACAAGATTAAGTATTAATGAAGCGTTCCGTGGTGAAAACAATCATTCAATGTCGTGGGTGGGATGTCAAATTTGGCAAGCTTTGGAGTGGACGTGCGCATACTTAATTTGGAAGAATCGTAATTCTAAAGTATTCTCAAACAAATCGTGGAATGGCCCGATGGCATTGATGGAAATACAACTCAAAACGTTCGAATGGATCACTTCGCATTCAAATAAATTGAAGATCGACTGA